The following proteins are co-located in the Vigna angularis cultivar LongXiaoDou No.4 chromosome 2, ASM1680809v1, whole genome shotgun sequence genome:
- the LOC108327268 gene encoding cysteine-rich receptor-like protein kinase 10, translated as MASNNLVFLIFVITLLNFPTTKAQNEDRVYFEYQKCSANKTSSTSIYQNNLITLLSSFTSNASAKLFYNTTILSRNNTVYGLFMCRGDIPLRLCKECVANATEKLSTDPDCNNSVEAVMWYAECKLRYSNVPFFSVVATSPEHLLVSTGDVSTNSTISFMNFLHNAMNRTAEAAAVSDARFSTKETNLSHSETVYTLAQCTQDLSPENCRTCLAEAIEELPTCCDGKQGARVVFPSCNIWYEMYPFYGLVTDNPPERLAPSSVGLESFTVESLQFKLAIIEVATNNFADDNKIGEGGFGEVYKGILIDGTSIAVKRLSRNSKQGLEEFKNEVMLIAKFQHRNLVTFKGFCLDEEEKILIYEYVPNKSLDYFLFDTKQVFLTWSERYKIIEGIARGILYLHDHSRLKVIHRDLKPSNVLLDENMNPKISDFGLARIVENDQQEGSTKRIIGTYGYMSPEYAMFGQFSEKSDVYSFGVMILEIVSGKKNIGSYEPHRIVWEHWRDETPLSTLDPDLKENHSNIEVIRCVKIGLLCVQENPDARPTMLTIVSYLNGHLVDLPSPLEPTFSLNRRTNPIVAHNPSLRQSINNSISTSINEMSTSNFYPR; from the exons ATGGCTTCCAATAACCTCGTCTTTCTTATCTTTGTTATTACCTTGTTGAACTTCCCAACCACTAAAGCACAGAACGAGGACAGGGTTTATTTTGAGTACCAAAAATGCAGTGCAAACAAAACATCTTCTACCAGCATCTATCAGAACAACTTGATAACCCTTCTCTCTTCCTTCACTTCCAACGCATCTGCTAAGTTATTCTACAACACCACGATCCTCAGCAGAAACAATACGGTGTATGGTTTGTTCATGTGTAGGGGTGACATACCCTTACGCCTGTGCAAAGAATGCGTGGCCAACGCAACCGAGAAGTTATCTACAGACCCAGATTGTAACAACTCCGTAGAGGCTGTGATGTGGTACGCTGAATGCAAGCTTCGGTATTCCAATGTGCCCTTCTTCTCCGTCGTGGCCACGTCTCCAGAACATCTTCTTGTCAGCACTGGCGATGTCTCCACCAACTCCACAATCAGCTTCATGAACTTCTTGCACAACGCAATGAACCGAACTGCAGAAGCAGCAGCGGTTTCGGATGCGAGGTTCTCGACAAAGGAAACGAACTTGTCTCATTCTGAGACCGTTTACACTCTCGCTCAGTGTACCCAGGATTTGTCACCGGAAAACTGCAGAACTTGCCTTGCAGAAGCAATAGAGGAGCTTCCAACGTGTTGTGATGGAAAACAAGGAGCGAGAGTTGTGTTTCCGAGTTGTAACATTTGGTATGAGATGTACCCTTTCTATGGCCTCGTCACTGATAATCCACCAGAAAGACTCGCTCCATCATCAg TTGGACTTGAAAGTTTCACTGTAGAGTCCTTGCAATTCAAGTTGGCAATAATTGAAGTAGCAACAAACAACTTTGCAGATGACAATAAGATAGGCGAAGGAGGATTTGGAGAAGTTTACAAG gGTATTCTTATTGATGGAACATCTATAGCGGTAAAAAGACTTTCAAGAAATTCTAAACAAGGTTTAGAGGAGTTTAAAAATGAAGTTATGTTGATAGCCAAATTCCAACATAGAAACTTAGTAACTTTCAAAGGATTTTGTCTTGATGAGGAAGAGAAGATACTTATCTATGAATATGTGCCAAACAAGAGTTTGGACTACTTCTTATTTG ATACTAAACAAGTGTTTTTGACTTGGTCTGAGcgttataaaataatagaagGGATTGCTAGAGGAATTTTATATTTACACGACCATTCTCGACTTAAAGTTATACATCGTGATCTCAAACCCAGTAATGTACTATTAGATGAAAATATGAATCCAAAGATTTCAGATTTTGGTCTTGCTAGAATTGTTGAAAATGATCAACAAGAAGGAAGTACAAAGAGAATTATTGGAACATA TGGTTATATGTCTCCAGAGTATGCAATGTTTGGTCAATTTTCTGAGAAATCAGATGTTTACAGTTTTGGAGTTATGATTCTTGAAATTGTTAGTGGGAAAAAGAATATAGGTTCATATGAACCACATCGTATT GTATGGGAGCATTGGAGGGATGAAACACCGTTGAGTACATTAGATccagatttaaaagaaaatcattctAATATTGAAGTCATTAGATGTGTTAAGATTGGTTTATTATGCGTTCAAGAAAATCCAGATGCTAGACCTACAATGTTAACCATTGTCTCATATCTCAATGGTCACTTGGTTGATTTACCTTCTCCCCTAGAACCGACATTTTCTTTGAATCGAAGAACAAATCCAATTGTTGCACACAATCCAAGTTTGAGACAATCTATCAACAATTCCATATCAACCTCAATCAATGAGATGTCTACAAGTAATTTTTATCCTcgataa
- the LOC108327269 gene encoding uncharacterized protein LOC108327269, translated as MDDPIEIIRVLQQKMNEMQQRHEGELAAVKADCEARIDREIAGRDGDERAKEKGKAAAEERSEQNTGRDKTWRPTDTKAEGTKAKSVHAKSATEDRRMVVKPEPSFTLLLPFAQNIMDVQISEQFIAPQFKMYDGTTDPESHIKTFSNAMAFRMGNDAIWCRAFSLSLEDEALEWFNTLPPNSIENFAGLKQLFIRQFAANSTQDLTVSELVTLKQGKEETLRAFMDRYQKTVLRVKALSLELALHYILPALKPGPFKDSVCRRAPKIMEELRERAADEIRVEEMKLSYKKESQEIRGEKADGGKPGNSWEKRAATGRRNHVEDPVSNNTPP; from the coding sequence ATGGACGACCCGATTGAGATCATCAGAGTTCTACAACAAAAGATGAACGAGATGCAACAACGTCATGAAGGCGAACTGGCGGCGGTAAAGGCCGATTGTGAAGCCCGGATAGACCGGGAGATCGCCGGAAGAGACGGGGACGAGCGGGCGAAGGAAAAGGGGAAGGCTGCCGCGGAGGAACGTTCAGAACAGAATACCGGACGCGACAAGACCTGGAGGCCGACTGATACCAAGGCCGAAGGGACTAAGGCCAAATCAGTGCACGCGAAAAGCGCAACCGAGGATAGGCGGATGGTAGTGAAGCCGGAGCCTTCCTTCACACTATTGCTCCCCTTCGCCCAAAACATAATGGACGTTCAAATTTCGGAACAGTTCATTGCACCACAATTCAAAATGTATGACGGGACCACCGATCCCGAGAGCCACATCAAGACTTTCTCAAACGCGATGGCGTTCAGAATGGGCAACGATGCCATCTGGTGTCGAGCGTTCTCGTTGTCTTTGGAAGACGAAGCCCTCGAATGGTTCAACACCCTGCCTCCCAATTCAATAGAGAACTTCGCCGGACTTAAGCAACTATTTATCCGCCAATTCGCGGCCAACAGCACACAGGACTTGACCGTGTCTGAGTTGGTCACCCTGAAGCAGGGTAAAGAAGAAACACTGAGAGCGTTCATGGACCGGTATCAGAAAACCGTCCTGCGAGTGAAGGCGTTAAGCCTAGAGCTCGCCCTCCATTACATCCTGCCCGCCCTCAAGCCCGGACCATTCAAAGACAGCGTCTGCCGGCGGGCCCCCAAGATTATGGAGGAGCTGAGGGAACGCGCGGCGGATGAGATCAGGGTTGAGGAGATGAAATTGTCCTACAAGAAAGAAAGCCAGGAGATTAGGGGCGAGAAGGCGGACGGGGGGAAGCCCGGCAATTCGTGGGAAAAACGGGCGGCAACAGGCAGAAGGAACCACGTCGAGGATCCCGTTTCCAACAATACACCCCCCTGA
- the LOC108329339 gene encoding 2,3-bisphosphoglycerate-independent phosphoglycerate mutase isoform X1: MYREEAQMGSSGFSWKLADHPKLPKGKTVAMVVLDGWGEANPNEYNCIATAETPCMDSLKKGAPEKWRLVRAHGTAVGLPTEDDMGNSEVGHNALGAGRIFAQGAKLVDLALASGKIFEGEGFNYIKESFANGTLHLIGLLSDGGVHSRLDQLQLLLKGVGERGVKRVRVHILTDGRDVLDGSSVGFVETLENDLAKLREKGIDAKIASGGGRMNVTMDRYENDWNVVKRGWDAQVLGEAPHKFTNALEAVKTLRAEPKANDQYLPPFVIVDENGKPVGPIVDGDAVVTFNFRADRMVMIAKSLEYENFDKFDRVRVPKIRYAGMLEYDGELKLPNHYLVSPPEIDRTSGEYLVKNGVRTFACSETVKFGHVTFFWNGNRSGYFNADLEEYVEIPSDSGITFNEQPKMKALQIAEKARDAILSRKFDQVRVNLPNGDMVGHTGDIEATVVACKAADEAVKIILDAIEQVGGIYVVTADHGNAEDMVKRDKSGKPLLSKDGKIQILTSHTLEPVPIAIGGPGLIPGVRFRNDVPSGGLANVAATVINLHGFEAPSDYEPTLIEVADN, translated from the exons ATGTACAG GGAGGAAGCGCAGATGGGTAGCTCAGGTTTCTCATGGAAATTGGCGGATCATCCAAAGCTCCCAAAGGGGAAGACAGTGGCTATGGTGGTGTTGGATGGTTGGGGAGAGGCCAACCCCAACGAATACAACTGCATCGCTACCGCTGAGACACCCTGCATGGATTCTCTTAAAAAG GGTGCCCCTGAAAAATGGAGATTGGTTAGGGCTCACGGTACCGCTGTAGGCCTTCCAACAGAAGATGACATGGGCAATAGTGAAGTTGGTCACAATGCCCTTGGAGCTGGTCGCATATTTGCTCAGGG TGCCAAGCTTGTCGACCTTGCTCTGGCCTCTGGAAAAATTTTTGAAGGAGAAGGTTTCAATTACATAAAGGAAAGTTTTGCAAATGGCACATTGCATCTCATTGGGTTGCTGAGTGATGGTGGAGTTCACTCCAGACTTGATCAGTTGCAG TTGTTGCTTAAAGGAGTTGGTGAGCGAGGTGTCAAAAGAGTCCGTGTCCATATTCTTACAGATGGCCGTGATGTTTTGGATGGCTCAAGTGTGGGGTTTGTCGAAACCCTTGAAAATGATCTTGCAAAATTGCGGGAGAAGGGCATCGATGCTAAGATAGCATCAGGTGGAGGTCGTATGAATGTCACAATGGATCGCTATGAG AATGACTGGAATGTTGTGAAACGAGGATGGGATGCTCAAGTTCTTGGTGAAGCCCCTCATAAGTTTACAAATGCTCTTGAAGCTGTCAAGACACTGAGGGCAGAACCAAAGGCCAATGACCAGTATCTGCCTCCTTTTGTTATTGTTGATGAGAATGGGAAACCTGTTGGTCCAATTGTCGATGGTGATGCTGTTGTTACATTCAATTTCCGAGCGGATCGTATGGTCATGATTGCAAAGTCTCttgaatatgaaaattttgacaAATTTGATAGAGTTCGTGTTCCAAAAATCCGGTATGCTGGAATGCTTGAATATGATGGTGAATTGAAACTTCCAAATCATTACCTTGTTTCTCCACCCGAGATTGATAGGACTTCTGGtgaatatttagtgaaaaaTGGTGTTCGGACTTTTGCTTGCAG tGAGACTGTAAAATTTGGTCACGTCACATTCTTCTGGAACGGAAACCGGTCTGGGTATTTTAATGCAGACTTGGAGGAATATGTGGAAATTCCTAGTGACTCTGGCATTACATTCAATGAACAACCAAAAATGAAAGCATTGCAAATTGCTGAAAAGGCTAGGGATGCTATTCTTAGCAGGAAATTTGATCAG GTACGTGTCAACCTTCCAAATGGTGACATGGTGGGGCATACAGGTGACATCGAAGCAACAGTTGTGGCTTGCAAGGCTGCTGATGAGGCTGTGAAG ATTATTCTTGATGCAATAGAGCAAGTGGGTGGAATCTATGTTGTCACAGCTGACCATGGAAATGCAGAGGATATGGTCAAGAGGGATAAATCTGGAAAGCCACTTCTTAGCAAGGATGGAAAAATCCAGATTCTTACTTCCCATACTCTTGAACCT GTGCCAATTGCTATTGGAGGTCCTGGATTGATCCCTGGTGTGAGATTCCGCAATGATGTTCCATCAGGTGGGTTGGCCAACGTTGCTGCAACTGTGATAAATCTTCATGGATTTGAGGCTCCCAGCGACTATGAGCCAACTCTCATAGAAGTAGCAGATAATTAG
- the LOC108329339 gene encoding 2,3-bisphosphoglycerate-independent phosphoglycerate mutase isoform X2, with amino-acid sequence MGSSGFSWKLADHPKLPKGKTVAMVVLDGWGEANPNEYNCIATAETPCMDSLKKGAPEKWRLVRAHGTAVGLPTEDDMGNSEVGHNALGAGRIFAQGAKLVDLALASGKIFEGEGFNYIKESFANGTLHLIGLLSDGGVHSRLDQLQLLLKGVGERGVKRVRVHILTDGRDVLDGSSVGFVETLENDLAKLREKGIDAKIASGGGRMNVTMDRYENDWNVVKRGWDAQVLGEAPHKFTNALEAVKTLRAEPKANDQYLPPFVIVDENGKPVGPIVDGDAVVTFNFRADRMVMIAKSLEYENFDKFDRVRVPKIRYAGMLEYDGELKLPNHYLVSPPEIDRTSGEYLVKNGVRTFACSETVKFGHVTFFWNGNRSGYFNADLEEYVEIPSDSGITFNEQPKMKALQIAEKARDAILSRKFDQVRVNLPNGDMVGHTGDIEATVVACKAADEAVKIILDAIEQVGGIYVVTADHGNAEDMVKRDKSGKPLLSKDGKIQILTSHTLEPVPIAIGGPGLIPGVRFRNDVPSGGLANVAATVINLHGFEAPSDYEPTLIEVADN; translated from the exons ATGGGTAGCTCAGGTTTCTCATGGAAATTGGCGGATCATCCAAAGCTCCCAAAGGGGAAGACAGTGGCTATGGTGGTGTTGGATGGTTGGGGAGAGGCCAACCCCAACGAATACAACTGCATCGCTACCGCTGAGACACCCTGCATGGATTCTCTTAAAAAG GGTGCCCCTGAAAAATGGAGATTGGTTAGGGCTCACGGTACCGCTGTAGGCCTTCCAACAGAAGATGACATGGGCAATAGTGAAGTTGGTCACAATGCCCTTGGAGCTGGTCGCATATTTGCTCAGGG TGCCAAGCTTGTCGACCTTGCTCTGGCCTCTGGAAAAATTTTTGAAGGAGAAGGTTTCAATTACATAAAGGAAAGTTTTGCAAATGGCACATTGCATCTCATTGGGTTGCTGAGTGATGGTGGAGTTCACTCCAGACTTGATCAGTTGCAG TTGTTGCTTAAAGGAGTTGGTGAGCGAGGTGTCAAAAGAGTCCGTGTCCATATTCTTACAGATGGCCGTGATGTTTTGGATGGCTCAAGTGTGGGGTTTGTCGAAACCCTTGAAAATGATCTTGCAAAATTGCGGGAGAAGGGCATCGATGCTAAGATAGCATCAGGTGGAGGTCGTATGAATGTCACAATGGATCGCTATGAG AATGACTGGAATGTTGTGAAACGAGGATGGGATGCTCAAGTTCTTGGTGAAGCCCCTCATAAGTTTACAAATGCTCTTGAAGCTGTCAAGACACTGAGGGCAGAACCAAAGGCCAATGACCAGTATCTGCCTCCTTTTGTTATTGTTGATGAGAATGGGAAACCTGTTGGTCCAATTGTCGATGGTGATGCTGTTGTTACATTCAATTTCCGAGCGGATCGTATGGTCATGATTGCAAAGTCTCttgaatatgaaaattttgacaAATTTGATAGAGTTCGTGTTCCAAAAATCCGGTATGCTGGAATGCTTGAATATGATGGTGAATTGAAACTTCCAAATCATTACCTTGTTTCTCCACCCGAGATTGATAGGACTTCTGGtgaatatttagtgaaaaaTGGTGTTCGGACTTTTGCTTGCAG tGAGACTGTAAAATTTGGTCACGTCACATTCTTCTGGAACGGAAACCGGTCTGGGTATTTTAATGCAGACTTGGAGGAATATGTGGAAATTCCTAGTGACTCTGGCATTACATTCAATGAACAACCAAAAATGAAAGCATTGCAAATTGCTGAAAAGGCTAGGGATGCTATTCTTAGCAGGAAATTTGATCAG GTACGTGTCAACCTTCCAAATGGTGACATGGTGGGGCATACAGGTGACATCGAAGCAACAGTTGTGGCTTGCAAGGCTGCTGATGAGGCTGTGAAG ATTATTCTTGATGCAATAGAGCAAGTGGGTGGAATCTATGTTGTCACAGCTGACCATGGAAATGCAGAGGATATGGTCAAGAGGGATAAATCTGGAAAGCCACTTCTTAGCAAGGATGGAAAAATCCAGATTCTTACTTCCCATACTCTTGAACCT GTGCCAATTGCTATTGGAGGTCCTGGATTGATCCCTGGTGTGAGATTCCGCAATGATGTTCCATCAGGTGGGTTGGCCAACGTTGCTGCAACTGTGATAAATCTTCATGGATTTGAGGCTCCCAGCGACTATGAGCCAACTCTCATAGAAGTAGCAGATAATTAG